One window from the genome of Thermus sediminis encodes:
- the tuf gene encoding elongation factor Tu, with the protein MAKGEFIRTKPHVNVGTIGHVDHGKTTLTAALTFVAAAENPNVEVRDYGDIDKAPEERARGITINTAHVEYETAKRHYSHVDCPGHADYIKNMITGAAQMDGAILVVSAADGPMPQTREHILLARQVGVPYIVVFMNKVDMVDDPELLDLVEMEVRDLLNQYEFPGDEVPVIRGSALLALEEMHRNPKTRRGENEWVDRIWELLDAVDEYIPTPVRDVDKPFLMPVEDVFTITGRGTVATGRIERGKVKVGDEVEIVGLASETRRTVVTGVEMHRKTLQEGLAGDNVGVLLRGVGREEVERGQVLAKPGSITPHTRFEASVYVLRKEEGGRHTGFFTGYRPQFYFRTTDVTGVVELPQGVEMVMPGDNVTFRVELIKPVALEEGLRFAIREGGRTVGAGVVTKILE; encoded by the coding sequence ATGGCCAAGGGCGAGTTTATTCGGACGAAGCCTCACGTGAACGTGGGGACGATTGGGCACGTGGACCACGGGAAGACGACGTTGACGGCGGCCTTGACGTTTGTGGCCGCGGCGGAGAACCCGAATGTGGAGGTGAGGGACTACGGGGACATTGACAAGGCGCCGGAGGAGCGGGCGCGGGGGATTACGATCAACACGGCGCATGTGGAGTACGAGACGGCGAAGCGGCACTATTCCCACGTGGACTGCCCTGGGCACGCGGACTACATCAAGAACATGATCACGGGGGCGGCCCAGATGGACGGGGCGATTTTGGTGGTGTCGGCGGCGGATGGGCCGATGCCGCAGACGCGGGAGCACATTCTTTTGGCGCGGCAGGTGGGGGTGCCGTACATTGTGGTGTTCATGAACAAGGTGGACATGGTGGACGACCCGGAGCTTTTGGACCTGGTGGAGATGGAGGTGCGGGACCTCCTGAACCAGTACGAGTTTCCTGGGGACGAGGTGCCGGTGATTCGCGGGAGTGCCCTTTTGGCGCTTGAGGAGATGCACCGGAACCCGAAGACGCGGCGTGGGGAGAACGAGTGGGTGGACCGGATTTGGGAGTTGTTGGATGCGGTGGACGAGTACATTCCCACGCCGGTGCGGGATGTGGACAAGCCCTTTTTGATGCCGGTGGAGGATGTGTTTACGATCACGGGTCGTGGGACGGTGGCCACGGGCCGGATTGAGCGGGGGAAGGTGAAGGTTGGGGACGAGGTGGAGATTGTGGGGTTGGCTTCGGAGACGCGGCGGACGGTGGTGACGGGTGTGGAGATGCACCGGAAGACGTTGCAGGAGGGTTTAGCTGGGGACAATGTGGGGGTTCTCCTGCGCGGGGTAGGTCGGGAGGAGGTGGAGCGGGGGCAGGTGTTGGCGAAGCCTGGGAGCATTACGCCGCACACGAGGTTTGAGGCTTCGGTGTACGTGTTGCGGAAGGAGGAGGGGGGCCGGCACACGGGGTTTTTCACGGGGTACCGGCCGCAGTTTTACTTTCGGACGACGGATGTGACGGGGGTGGTGGAGCTGCCCCAGGGGGTGGAGATGGTGATGCCTGGGGACAATGTGACGTTCAGGGTGGAGTTGATCAAGCCGGTGGCGTTGGAGGAGGGGTTGCGGTTTGCCATCCGGGAGGGTGGGCGGACCGTGGGGGCCGGTGTGGTCACCAAGATCCTGGAGTGA
- the fusA gene encoding elongation factor G — protein MAVKVEYDLKRLRNIGIAAHIDAGKTTTTERILYYTGKIHKIGEVHEGAATMDFMEQERERGITITAAVTTCFWKDHRINIIDTPGHVDFTIEVERSMRVLDGAIVVFDSSQGVEPQSETVWRQAEKYKVPRIAFANKMDKTGADLWLVIRTMQERLGARPVVMQLPIGREDTFSGIIDVLRMKAYTYGNDLGTDIREVPIPEEYQAQAREYHEKLIEAAADFDEGVMLKYLEGEEPTEEELVAALRKGTIDIRITPVFLGSALKNKGVQLLLDAVVDYLPSPLDIPPIRGTTPEGEEVEIHPDPEGPLAALAFKIMADPYVGRLTFIRVYSGTLTSGSYVYNTTKGRKERVARLLRMHANHREEVEELKAGDLGAVVGLKETITGDTLVGEDAPRVILESIEVPEPVIDVAIEPKTKADQDKLSQALARLAEEDPTFRVSTHPETGQTIISGMGELHLEIIVDRLKREFKVDANVGKPQVAYRETLTRPVDVEGKFIRQTGGRGQYGHVKIKAEPLPRGSGFEFVNTIVGGVIPKEYIPAVQKGIEEAMQSGPLIGFPVVDVKVTLYDGSYHEVDSSEMAFKIAGSMAIKEAVQKGDPVILEPIMRVEVTTPEEYMGDVIGDLNARRGQILGMEPRGNAQVIRAYVPLAEMFGYATDLRSKTQGRGSFAMFFDHYQEVPKQVQERLIRGQ, from the coding sequence ATGGCGGTCAAGGTAGAGTACGACCTAAAGCGGCTTCGCAACATCGGCATCGCCGCGCACATTGACGCTGGTAAGACCACGACCACCGAGCGGATCCTCTACTACACCGGCAAGATCCACAAGATCGGCGAGGTGCACGAGGGCGCGGCCACCATGGACTTCATGGAGCAGGAGAGGGAGCGGGGCATCACGATCACCGCCGCCGTGACCACCTGCTTTTGGAAGGACCACCGCATCAACATCATCGATACCCCGGGCCACGTGGACTTCACCATTGAGGTGGAGCGCTCCATGCGGGTTCTGGACGGGGCCATCGTGGTCTTTGACTCCAGCCAGGGGGTGGAGCCCCAGTCCGAGACCGTCTGGCGCCAGGCGGAGAAGTACAAGGTGCCCCGGATCGCCTTCGCCAACAAGATGGACAAGACGGGGGCCGACCTTTGGCTGGTCATACGCACCATGCAGGAGCGCCTGGGGGCCCGCCCGGTGGTCATGCAGCTCCCCATCGGCCGGGAGGACACCTTCTCGGGGATCATCGATGTCCTCCGGATGAAGGCCTACACCTACGGCAACGACCTGGGCACGGACATCCGCGAGGTGCCCATCCCCGAGGAGTACCAGGCGCAGGCCCGGGAGTACCACGAGAAGCTCATTGAGGCTGCCGCCGACTTTGACGAGGGAGTAATGCTCAAGTACCTGGAGGGCGAGGAGCCCACCGAGGAGGAGCTGGTGGCCGCCCTCCGCAAGGGCACCATTGACATCCGGATCACCCCCGTGTTCCTCGGGTCCGCCCTGAAGAACAAGGGCGTCCAGCTCCTCCTGGATGCGGTGGTGGACTACCTGCCCTCCCCCTTGGACATCCCCCCCATCCGGGGCACCACCCCCGAGGGCGAGGAAGTGGAGATCCATCCCGATCCCGAGGGCCCCCTGGCCGCCCTGGCCTTCAAGATCATGGCCGACCCCTACGTGGGCCGCCTCACCTTCATCCGGGTCTACTCGGGGACCCTCACCTCGGGTTCCTACGTCTACAACACCACCAAGGGGCGTAAGGAGCGGGTGGCCCGGCTTCTGCGCATGCACGCCAACCACCGGGAGGAGGTGGAGGAGCTCAAGGCGGGGGACCTGGGAGCGGTGGTGGGCCTCAAGGAGACCATCACCGGGGACACCCTGGTGGGCGAGGACGCCCCCCGGGTGATCCTGGAGTCCATTGAGGTCCCCGAGCCCGTCATCGACGTGGCCATTGAGCCCAAGACAAAGGCGGACCAGGACAAGCTTTCCCAGGCCCTCGCCCGCCTGGCGGAGGAGGACCCCACCTTCCGGGTCTCCACCCACCCCGAGACCGGGCAGACCATCATCTCCGGGATGGGCGAGCTCCACCTGGAGATCATCGTGGACCGGCTCAAGCGGGAGTTCAAGGTGGACGCCAACGTGGGCAAGCCCCAGGTGGCCTACCGGGAGACCCTCACCCGCCCCGTGGATGTGGAGGGCAAGTTCATCCGCCAGACGGGCGGCCGCGGCCAGTACGGCCACGTGAAGATCAAGGCCGAGCCCCTGCCCCGCGGTTCCGGCTTTGAGTTCGTGAACACCATCGTGGGCGGGGTGATCCCCAAGGAGTACATCCCCGCGGTGCAGAAGGGGATTGAGGAGGCCATGCAGTCGGGGCCCCTCATCGGCTTCCCCGTGGTGGACGTCAAGGTCACCCTCTACGACGGCTCCTACCACGAGGTGGACTCCTCGGAGATGGCCTTCAAGATCGCTGGCTCCATGGCCATCAAGGAGGCGGTGCAGAAGGGGGACCCGGTGATCCTCGAGCCCATCATGCGGGTGGAGGTCACCACCCCCGAGGAGTACATGGGGGACGTGATCGGGGACCTGAACGCCCGCCGGGGCCAGATCCTGGGCATGGAGCCCCGGGGCAACGCCCAGGTGATCCGGGCCTACGTGCCCCTGGCGGAGATGTTCGGTTACGCCACCGACCTCCGCTCCAAGACCCAAGGCCGGGGCTCCTTCGCCATGTTCTTCGACCACTACCAGGAGGTCCCCAAGCAGGTGCAGGAGAGGCTGATCAGGGGCCAGTAG
- the rpsG gene encoding 30S ribosomal protein S7 produces MRRRRAEVRQLQPDLVYGDGVVSAFINKIMREGKKNLAARIFYEACRIIQEKTGQEPLKVFKQAVENVKPRMEVRSRRVGGANYQVPMEVSPRRQQSLALRWLVQAANARSERGAAVRIAHELMDAAEGKGGAVKKKEDVERMAEANRAYAHYRW; encoded by the coding sequence ATGCGCAGGAGAAGAGCAGAGGTGCGCCAGCTCCAGCCCGACCTGGTCTACGGGGATGGGGTGGTCTCGGCTTTCATCAACAAAATCATGCGGGAAGGCAAGAAGAACCTGGCCGCCCGTATCTTCTACGAGGCCTGCCGCATCATCCAGGAGAAGACGGGCCAGGAGCCCCTCAAGGTCTTCAAGCAGGCGGTGGAGAACGTGAAGCCCAGGATGGAGGTGCGCTCCCGCCGCGTGGGTGGGGCCAACTACCAGGTGCCCATGGAGGTTTCCCCCCGTAGGCAGCAGTCCCTGGCCCTCCGCTGGCTGGTCCAGGCGGCCAACGCCCGCTCCGAGCGCGGGGCAGCGGTCCGCATCGCCCATGAGCTCATGGACGCCGCCGAGGGCAAGGGCGGGGCGGTCAAGAAGAAAGAGGACGTGGAGCGCATGGCCGAGGCCAACCGGGCCTACGCCCACTACCGGTGGTAA
- the rpsL gene encoding 30S ribosomal protein S12 produces MVALPTISQLVRRGREKVQKKSKVPALKGSPFRRGVCTVVRTVTPKKPNSALRKVAKVRLTSGYEVTAYIPGEGHNLQEHSVVLIRGGRVKDLPGVRYHIVRGVYDTQGVKDRKKSRSKYGTKRPKEAKGAAPAKKK; encoded by the coding sequence GTGGTGGCACTGCCAACGATCAGCCAGCTGGTACGAAGGGGCCGCGAGAAGGTCCAGAAGAAGAGCAAGGTCCCGGCCTTGAAGGGCTCACCCTTCCGCCGGGGAGTGTGCACCGTAGTGCGCACCGTGACGCCTAAGAAGCCCAACTCCGCCCTGCGCAAGGTGGCCAAGGTGCGCCTCACCTCCGGGTACGAGGTGACCGCCTATATCCCAGGCGAGGGGCACAACCTCCAGGAGCACTCCGTGGTCCTGATCCGGGGCGGCCGGGTGAAGGACCTTCCGGGCGTGCGCTACCACATCGTTCGCGGTGTGTACGACACCCAGGGGGTGAAGGATCGCAAAAAGAGCCGCTCCAAGTACGGCACCAAGCGGCCCAAAGAGGCCAAGGGTGCGGCTCCCGCCAAGAAGAAGTAG
- a CDS encoding ABC transporter permease, with amino-acid sequence MRFALFLALAHLRRRPLQTGLALLGIGVGVAVLLAALSLVNGFTSGLVRATLKAYPHLVLFSFSEELPPMPSHPEVVASAPFAATKALLVRPAEGARGAGVDFATLVGLGEGGEALYPELGLGLEAGGIYLGSALVQTLGVYRGETLFAMSATQERVGLRVLGSFRTGNFLLDSGYAFVDLKTIEALSGIRAQGYQVRLKDPWRAKEVGQVLAGTRFFPQAWQDTQRTLLEQLSLQKQVLGILIFLIVAVAALGVANLLVLKVVEKTPEIALLQAMGASRLTVGLVFALEGAVLGLGGVALGNLLGYLLCLYLALRPVGLPGELYFLTHLPVEMRLADFLWVSTASLLATFLASLLPLARALKVRPGVVLR; translated from the coding sequence GTGCGCTTCGCCCTGTTTCTGGCCCTGGCCCACCTGAGGCGGCGCCCTCTGCAAACGGGCTTGGCCCTCCTGGGCATCGGGGTGGGGGTGGCTGTGCTCCTGGCGGCCCTCTCCCTGGTCAACGGTTTCACCAGCGGGCTGGTGCGGGCCACGCTCAAAGCCTACCCCCACCTGGTGCTTTTTAGCTTTAGCGAGGAGCTTCCCCCTATGCCTTCCCATCCCGAGGTCGTGGCCAGCGCCCCCTTCGCCGCCACCAAGGCCCTCTTGGTGCGCCCCGCCGAGGGGGCCCGGGGGGCTGGGGTGGACTTCGCCACCCTGGTGGGCCTGGGGGAAGGGGGGGAAGCCCTCTACCCCGAGCTGGGCCTGGGGTTGGAGGCAGGGGGGATCTACCTGGGCTCGGCCCTGGTGCAGACCCTGGGGGTCTATCGGGGTGAGACCCTATTCGCCATGTCCGCCACCCAGGAGCGGGTGGGGCTTCGGGTGCTGGGCTCCTTTCGCACGGGGAACTTCCTCCTGGACTCCGGCTACGCCTTTGTAGACCTCAAGACCATAGAGGCCCTTTCCGGCATCCGGGCCCAGGGCTACCAGGTGCGCCTCAAGGACCCCTGGCGGGCCAAGGAGGTGGGCCAGGTCCTGGCGGGCACCCGCTTCTTCCCCCAGGCTTGGCAGGACACCCAACGCACCCTTCTGGAACAGCTTTCCCTGCAGAAGCAGGTTCTGGGTATCCTCATCTTTCTGATCGTGGCCGTAGCCGCCCTGGGGGTGGCCAACCTCCTGGTGCTCAAGGTGGTGGAGAAGACCCCGGAGATCGCCCTCCTTCAGGCGATGGGGGCCTCGAGGCTCACCGTGGGCCTGGTCTTCGCCCTCGAGGGGGCGGTTCTGGGTCTGGGCGGGGTAGCCTTGGGCAACCTGTTGGGCTACCTCCTCTGCCTCTACTTGGCCTTGAGGCCTGTGGGCTTGCCAGGGGAACTCTACTTCCTCACCCACCTTCCCGTGGAGATGCGCCTTGCCGACTTCCTCTGGGTAAGCACGGCCAGCCTCTTGGCTACCTTCCTCGCCTCCCTCCTCCCCCTGGCCCGCGCCCTCAAGGTGCGGCCCGGGGTAGTCCTGCGCTAG